In Deltaproteobacteria bacterium, one DNA window encodes the following:
- a CDS encoding crotonase/enoyl-CoA hydratase family protein, with the protein MAVRIERKGPIFTVVLSRPERRNAVDQATATALANAFREFDADPSAAVAVLFGEGGTFCAGADLKAVAAGQGQAVREDGDGPMGPSRMLLTKPVIAAVAGYAVAGGLELALWCDLRVAERSAQFGVFCRRWGVPLIDGGTVRLPRIVGLGRALDMILTGRPVGADEALRVGLADRVVDDGQARPAAEALAEQIAAFPQLCMRADRRSAYEQAERSIEQALRHEFRGGLEVIRAGETLAGARRFAGGAGRHGQFE; encoded by the coding sequence ATGGCTGTGCGCATTGAACGAAAGGGTCCGATCTTCACTGTCGTGCTCTCGCGCCCGGAGCGGCGCAATGCCGTCGATCAAGCGACGGCAACGGCATTGGCCAACGCGTTCCGCGAGTTCGACGCAGACCCGAGCGCCGCAGTTGCTGTGCTCTTCGGCGAGGGCGGTACTTTCTGCGCGGGTGCCGATCTCAAGGCGGTGGCAGCGGGACAGGGGCAGGCGGTCCGCGAAGACGGCGACGGTCCGATGGGACCCAGCCGCATGCTCTTGACCAAACCGGTAATCGCGGCGGTGGCGGGCTACGCGGTCGCCGGCGGTTTGGAACTGGCGCTGTGGTGTGATCTGCGAGTGGCCGAGCGCAGCGCGCAGTTCGGCGTATTCTGCCGGCGCTGGGGCGTGCCGCTCATTGACGGCGGTACAGTGCGCCTGCCGCGCATCGTCGGACTCGGGCGCGCACTCGACATGATTCTCACCGGACGCCCGGTCGGTGCGGACGAGGCGCTGCGCGTCGGTTTGGCCGATCGTGTCGTTGACGACGGCCAAGCGCGGCCGGCCGCCGAAGCCCTGGCCGAGCAGATCGCTGCCTTCCCGCAGCTCTGTATGCGCGCCGATCGGCGCTCGGCCTACGAGCAAGCGGAACGCTCAATCGAGCAAGCGCTGCGCCACGAATTCCGCGGTGGCCTGGAAGTGATCCGCGCCGGTGAGACCCTCGCCGGGGCCCGCCGCTTCGCCGGCGGCGCCGGCCGGCACGGCCAGTTCGAGTAG
- a CDS encoding metallophosphoesterase family protein, giving the protein MNEAMRIVSFGDIHMSVGTIARLAPELVTADLVILSGDLTNFGGGADAQPVLDAIAAHARQVLALSGNLDQPEVIDFLRTAGICLHGESRRFGDLGIFGCGGSNLTPFHTPTEYREDELAALLAAAHAGVAAAPRRLMVCHTPPLNTATDRIITGAHVGSAAVRKFIEQHQPELCITGHIHESAGVDRLGRTTIINAGALKDGGYILVTDSPAGLNAELKFLGRD; this is encoded by the coding sequence ATGAATGAAGCGATGCGCATCGTCTCCTTCGGCGACATCCACATGTCGGTCGGTACTATCGCGCGGCTGGCGCCGGAGCTGGTCACGGCCGACTTGGTGATACTGTCCGGCGATCTCACCAACTTCGGCGGCGGCGCCGATGCCCAGCCGGTGTTGGACGCAATTGCAGCGCACGCCCGGCAGGTGCTGGCGCTGTCGGGTAATCTCGATCAGCCCGAGGTGATCGACTTTCTGCGGACCGCCGGCATCTGCCTCCACGGCGAATCGCGCCGCTTCGGCGACCTCGGCATATTCGGCTGCGGCGGCTCTAACCTCACCCCCTTTCACACTCCGACCGAATACCGCGAAGACGAACTGGCGGCGTTACTGGCCGCGGCCCATGCCGGTGTTGCCGCGGCGCCGCGCCGCCTGATGGTCTGTCACACGCCGCCGCTGAACACCGCCACCGACCGCATTATCACCGGCGCGCACGTCGGCAGCGCTGCCGTGCGCAAGTTCATCGAGCAGCACCAGCCCGAGCTCTGCATTACCGGCCACATTCATGAATCCGCCGGCGTTGACCGCCTCGGGCGCACCACCATCATCAATGCCGGCGCGCTCAAAGACGGCGGCTACATCCTCGTCACCGACTCGCCCGCGGGATTGAACGCCGAGCTGAAATTCCTCGGGCGCGACTGA
- a CDS encoding VOC family protein has protein sequence MTIHPMRVDHVSIAVRDIDAALARFRSLLPLAMNVEKRPGYTDDFNWCDCYIGNFKLELIEAARPGSFVHRFIDRRGEGLHHLSLETTQLPALAARLERDGLRIVDRWSGGENHMTAFISPRSAYGALVQFWHSPELAEPQRPRAAALRLRSGENIRMFVDHVSLAVRSIDTTLGFFRRYFPITLGPDKHPGYDGSFALTNFSLKGYKIELIEQLPGQPPGFVARFLAKRGEGFHHLSIDVERLDPLLAQLEAEGVRIVDRADLGQGYKTAFISPRSAHGVLIQFWETPIFDQLLEHAAGAGNHPSD, from the coding sequence ATGACCATTCACCCGATGCGGGTTGACCACGTTTCCATAGCCGTGCGCGATATCGATGCCGCGCTGGCCCGTTTCCGCTCCCTTCTGCCGCTTGCCATGAACGTCGAGAAGCGCCCGGGCTACACCGACGACTTCAACTGGTGTGACTGCTACATCGGCAACTTCAAGCTGGAGCTAATCGAGGCGGCTCGTCCGGGCAGCTTCGTGCACCGCTTCATCGATCGGCGCGGCGAGGGGCTGCACCACTTGTCCCTCGAAACCACGCAGCTGCCGGCGCTGGCGGCGCGGCTGGAACGAGATGGCCTGCGTATCGTTGATCGCTGGAGCGGGGGGGAAAACCACATGACCGCCTTCATCTCCCCGCGCAGCGCCTACGGCGCGCTAGTGCAGTTCTGGCACTCGCCCGAGCTGGCGGAGCCGCAACGACCACGTGCCGCCGCACTGCGGCTGCGCTCGGGCGAGAACATCCGCATGTTCGTCGATCATGTCTCACTAGCCGTGCGCAGCATCGACACCACCCTCGGCTTCTTTCGCCGCTACTTCCCGATCACGCTCGGGCCGGACAAGCATCCCGGCTACGACGGCAGCTTCGCGCTCACCAATTTCTCGCTCAAGGGTTACAAGATCGAGCTGATCGAGCAGCTCCCCGGGCAGCCGCCGGGCTTCGTGGCCCGCTTTCTGGCCAAGCGTGGCGAGGGTTTCCATCACCTCTCGATCGACGTCGAACGCCTGGATCCTTTGCTCGCACAGCTCGAAGCCGAGGGCGTGCGCATCGTTGACCGCGCCGACCTGGGCCAAGGCTACAAGACCGCGTTCATCTCCCCGCGCAGTGCGCACGGCGTACTGATTCAATTCTGGGAGACGCCTATCTTCGACCAGTTGCTCGAACACGCCGCCGGGGCGGGGAATCACCCGAGCGATTGA
- a CDS encoding DMT family transporter, which translates to MVNTLAIPAAPTGRTQAEVLAYAGLTFSSVAWALAFVLGKIVVGEMMPLAVATWRFVAAALVLLPFALREGRPRGLGAVALPLAIMVVCGGLMYQWMFFAALARTSATNTALLVALNPVLTLLLSPLIGEQLRRQQLMGVVLALAGAVLVITKGDLGHLGQLTLAGGDLLALAAAAMWAAFNLASRRVVAQLSPSFTNCVVYSCGGVALLLIGWGEQPWAQLAAASPGAVGSILVMAVLASVLAGQLFLVGVRVLGVSHTVVFVYLVPVITALLSRLALGEQFELAQAAGGSAVLAGVYWTTRRRA; encoded by the coding sequence TTGGTGAACACGCTTGCGATACCGGCGGCACCGACCGGCCGCACACAGGCTGAAGTGCTGGCTTACGCCGGCCTGACGTTCTCCAGCGTGGCCTGGGCGCTGGCGTTCGTGCTCGGCAAGATAGTGGTCGGCGAGATGATGCCGCTGGCGGTGGCGACTTGGCGCTTCGTGGCGGCAGCGCTGGTGTTGCTGCCCTTTGCCTTACGAGAGGGCCGGCCGCGTGGCCTCGGCGCCGTGGCGCTGCCGCTGGCGATCATGGTGGTGTGCGGCGGGCTGATGTATCAATGGATGTTCTTCGCTGCGCTCGCTCGCACCAGCGCCACCAACACCGCGCTGCTGGTGGCGCTCAACCCGGTCTTGACGCTCTTGTTGTCGCCGCTGATCGGGGAGCAGCTACGCCGCCAGCAGCTGATGGGGGTGGTGCTGGCACTGGCGGGGGCGGTGCTGGTGATAACCAAAGGTGACCTAGGGCACCTGGGGCAGCTCACGCTCGCGGGTGGCGACCTGCTGGCATTGGCAGCGGCGGCCATGTGGGCGGCGTTCAACCTCGCCTCCCGTCGAGTGGTGGCGCAGCTGTCGCCGTCCTTCACCAACTGTGTGGTGTACAGCTGTGGCGGCGTGGCCTTGCTGCTGATCGGTTGGGGCGAGCAGCCTTGGGCCCAGCTCGCCGCTGCCAGCCCGGGTGCCGTGGGTAGCATTCTGGTGATGGCGGTGCTGGCGTCGGTGCTGGCGGGCCAGCTGTTTCTGGTCGGGGTACGGGTGCTGGGCGTGAGTCACACGGTCGTCTTCGTGTACTTGGTACCGGTGATCACGGCGCTGCTGTCCCGTCTGGCGTTGGGCGAGCAATTCGAGTTGGCGCAAGCCGCCGGCGGCTCGGCGGTGCTGGCCGGGGTGTATTGGACCACCCGCCGCCGCGCGTAG
- a CDS encoding CBS domain-containing protein, giving the protein MYAFLSLATRDVMTRSVVYVSPGQSLAELEQIFATHEFNGCPVVDAGELVGFVTKLDFLKAFLFNPRSVVPPYETIMKKTIGAVMTPTVVTVPEDRPLTRVLQMMVDLRTKAFPVVDAGGKLVGMVAREDIARALCQSIGK; this is encoded by the coding sequence ATGTACGCTTTCTTGTCGCTCGCCACTCGTGATGTGATGACACGGTCGGTAGTTTACGTGTCGCCGGGGCAATCACTGGCCGAGTTGGAGCAGATCTTCGCCACCCACGAGTTCAACGGCTGCCCGGTGGTCGATGCCGGTGAACTGGTGGGCTTCGTCACCAAGCTCGATTTTCTCAAGGCCTTCCTCTTCAACCCCCGCTCGGTGGTACCGCCGTACGAAACGATCATGAAGAAGACGATTGGCGCGGTAATGACGCCCACGGTGGTGACCGTGCCCGAGGATCGGCCGCTGACCCGCGTGCTGCAGATGATGGTCGATTTGCGCACCAAAGCCTTCCCGGTGGTCGATGCCGGCGGCAAGCTGGTGGGCATGGTGGCGCGCGAGGACATCGCCCGCGCCCTGTGCCAGAGCATCGGGAAGTGA
- a CDS encoding CYTH domain-containing protein: MTGVAGQRPGARRAPVEVEAKLLVPQAATLRALARLRQIGPYVLRPRRRVRPHSLYLDTADLALAQRGVALRLRRHGRQWEATAKWRGRVRGFMHQRPELSLPLRGTPRMPFVLPAGPLADRLAGLVGTQPLVPILITEIRRRLFDVFVEGGGTRPVAEMVLDSVRLSVPSRLRPRHECYDELEIELAHGTRRDVLRLARLLQARFDLPTSSDSKFARGLALLHRRVLRG; the protein is encoded by the coding sequence GTGACGGGCGTGGCCGGCCAGCGCCCGGGCGCGCGCAGGGCGCCCGTGGAAGTCGAGGCCAAGCTGCTGGTGCCGCAAGCGGCTACCCTGCGCGCCCTGGCGCGGCTGCGGCAGATCGGCCCCTACGTGCTGCGCCCGCGCCGGCGGGTGCGGCCGCATTCGCTCTATCTCGACACCGCCGATCTGGCGCTCGCCCAGCGCGGTGTTGCCCTGCGGTTGCGCCGTCACGGGCGGCAGTGGGAAGCCACCGCCAAGTGGCGCGGGCGAGTGCGCGGCTTCATGCACCAGCGGCCCGAGCTGAGCCTACCGCTACGGGGCACCCCACGAATGCCGTTCGTCCTTCCCGCCGGTCCGCTCGCCGATCGCCTGGCCGGCCTCGTCGGCACCCAGCCGCTGGTGCCCATCTTGATCACCGAGATCCGCCGCCGCCTTTTCGATGTCTTCGTCGAAGGCGGCGGCACGCGGCCGGTGGCTGAGATGGTGTTGGATAGCGTGCGCTTGAGCGTGCCGAGCCGCCTCCGCCCACGCCACGAGTGCTACGACGAGCTCGAGATCGAGCTGGCCCACGGCACGCGCCGGGACGTGCTGCGGTTGGCGCGCTTGCTCCAAGCCCGCTTCGATCTGCCGACCTCGTCCGACTCCAAGTTTGCGCGCGGCCTGGCGTTGCTGCACCGGCGAGTGCTCCGCGGCTGA
- a CDS encoding DUF47 domain-containing protein, whose product MFARLFPSEGKGFFDLFEQHAAKTLEAAKLLHAMLATPGDPAGQARRIKEVEHEGDVITHRAVETLHKTFVTPIDRGDIHRLISRLDDILDLIEATSERVWLYGISHADQDAIQLAEVLVEAVTQVNRAMAGLRNLKDRDALIQICTDINRLENEGDTLLRSALARLFNGNKDPVSIIKLKEVYDFLEDALDRCEDVANVLEGVALEYS is encoded by the coding sequence ATGTTTGCACGATTGTTCCCGAGTGAAGGCAAAGGGTTCTTCGATCTGTTCGAGCAACACGCCGCCAAGACCTTGGAGGCGGCCAAGTTGCTGCACGCGATGCTGGCCACGCCGGGTGATCCCGCCGGCCAGGCGCGGCGCATCAAGGAGGTCGAGCACGAGGGCGATGTCATCACCCACCGCGCGGTGGAGACGCTGCACAAGACCTTCGTCACCCCGATCGACCGCGGCGACATCCACCGGCTGATCAGCCGCCTCGACGACATCCTCGATCTGATCGAAGCCACCTCGGAACGGGTATGGCTGTACGGCATCAGCCATGCGGACCAGGACGCCATCCAACTCGCCGAGGTCCTGGTCGAAGCCGTCACGCAGGTGAACCGGGCCATGGCCGGATTGCGCAATCTCAAGGACCGTGACGCCCTGATCCAGATCTGCACCGACATCAATCGCCTCGAGAACGAAGGTGACACCTTGTTGCGCAGCGCACTGGCCCGGTTGTTCAACGGCAACAAGGATCCCGTCAGCATCATCAAGTTGAAGGAAGTCTACGATTTCCTCGAAGACGCGCTCGACCGCTGCGAGGACGTCGCCAACGTCCTCGAGGGCGTGGCTTTGGAATACTCCTGA
- a CDS encoding inorganic phosphate transporter, producing MEAGLGLVIFLILVALAFDFMNGFHDAANSVATIVSTRVLSPRQAVAWAAFFNFVAAFGFGVAVAATVGKGVIDPSAATPLVVFAGLSAAIIWDVITWFYGLPTSSSHALIAGFAGAAVAAVGPHVVVVSGLVRIFVFIFISPTLGLLIGVSMMTLVLMLVRRATPAGVDKWFRRLQLVSAALYSLGHGTNDAQKTMGVIAVLLFTAGYLGPTFYVPFWVVLICHAAIALGTMFGGWRIVQTMGMKITKLQPIGGFCAETAGALTLIGTAVAGIPVSTTHTITGAIVGVGATRRLSAVRWGVARNVVWAWILTVPCTAAIAMLIVELLRLFGF from the coding sequence GTGGAGGCTGGGCTCGGTCTCGTCATCTTCCTGATCCTCGTCGCGCTCGCGTTCGACTTTATGAACGGGTTCCACGATGCGGCGAACTCGGTGGCGACGATCGTCTCCACCCGGGTTCTCTCGCCCCGCCAGGCAGTGGCATGGGCGGCATTTTTCAACTTCGTGGCTGCTTTCGGCTTCGGCGTGGCGGTCGCTGCCACCGTCGGCAAAGGCGTCATCGATCCCAGCGCGGCGACGCCGCTGGTAGTTTTTGCCGGCCTCAGCGCCGCCATCATCTGGGATGTGATCACCTGGTTCTACGGCCTGCCGACCAGCTCGTCGCATGCCCTGATCGCCGGCTTCGCCGGGGCCGCGGTTGCGGCGGTGGGGCCACACGTGGTGGTGGTGTCGGGTCTGGTGCGAATCTTCGTCTTCATCTTCATCTCGCCAACGCTCGGTCTGCTCATCGGTGTGTCGATGATGACGCTGGTGTTGATGCTGGTGCGCCGCGCCACACCGGCGGGCGTGGACAAATGGTTTCGCCGCCTGCAGCTGGTCTCGGCGGCGCTCTACAGTCTCGGGCACGGTACCAACGATGCACAAAAGACCATGGGCGTCATTGCCGTGTTGCTGTTTACCGCCGGCTATCTCGGCCCGACGTTCTACGTGCCGTTCTGGGTCGTGCTGATCTGTCACGCGGCGATTGCGCTCGGCACCATGTTCGGCGGCTGGCGGATCGTCCAGACCATGGGCATGAAGATCACCAAGCTGCAGCCGATCGGCGGTTTCTGCGCCGAGACCGCCGGCGCGCTCACGCTCATCGGCACCGCGGTGGCGGGCATTCCGGTCAGCACGACCCACACCATCACCGGCGCCATTGTCGGCGTCGGTGCCACGCGGCGCCTGTCGGCGGTGCGCTGGGGGGTGGCCCGCAATGTGGTGTGGGCCTGGATTCTCACCGTCCCCTGCACCGCGGCGATTGCGATGCTGATCGTCGAGTTGCTGCGCCTGTTCGGGTTCTGA
- a CDS encoding AbrB/MazE/SpoVT family DNA-binding domain-containing protein, translating to MSEHAKLFTSGGSQAVRLPKAYRFENQREVVISRRGAQVVLEPTRRRWSRAFIELAGTAPDFPYPEEPPPAEPGPDFD from the coding sequence ATGAGCGAGCACGCGAAGCTGTTCACAAGCGGTGGAAGCCAGGCCGTGCGATTGCCCAAAGCATACCGCTTCGAGAACCAACGCGAGGTCGTCATTTCCCGGCGTGGCGCCCAGGTCGTTCTCGAACCGACGCGGCGCCGGTGGAGCCGAGCCTTCATCGAGCTGGCGGGGACGGCACCCGATTTCCCGTACCCGGAGGAGCCGCCACCCGCCGAACCCGGCCCCGACTTCGACTGA